GGTCAAAGAATATTGTAACCATCTGTGATAACAGTTATTGTACGCCTTTGTATCAAAAACCGTATGAATTAGGGATCGATCTGGTACTGCAATCAGCTACAAAATATATTAGTGGACATAGTGATGTGGTGGCGGGGGTGTTAAGTGGCAGCAGCAAACAAATCGAACGCATTTTTAATAGTGAATACAATAATATAGGATCGGGGATCCAACCATTCAATGCATGGTTACTGATCAGAGGGCTGAGAACTTTGCCTGCAAGATTGGAGCGGATCACTCGCACCACTCAATTAGTAATAGATTTCCTGTTATCTCATCCGCGTGTTGAAGAGGTCATTTTTCCATTACATCCTTCTTTTCCGCAATATGCATTGGCGAAAACGCAGATGAAAGGCGGTTGTGGTTTACTGACTTTTACCATTCGAACCCAATCTTGTGAAACCATCGAGAAATTCTGTAACAGCCTGAAACACATATTAATGGCAGTGAGTTGGGGCGGACATGAATCCCTGATCATTCCAAAGTGTGCTGGGCTGCAGCGGGCAGACTTTAATCCGGAGCTGGCATTGCACAGGAGTTTTCGTTTGTATGTGGGATTGGAGGAACCGGAATATATTATGGCCGATTTGAAACAGGCTTTTGATGTAATAAACGACCTTTCATAACATTTTATTAACGGAATCTATTGCCTTATCCCCGTCCATCAGAAATTTACCGATCTGCTCGGGAAACCGCTATTTTTGTTATATATGAAGAAGCTATTGACCCTTCTTGGATGTGGTATCTTATTACAAGTACAGGCTCAGACAACCAATGAGAAATGGGACCTGCGAAAATGTGTGGATTATGCTACACAGAATAATATTTCTGTAAAGCAAGCTGATATACAAGCGCGGATCAGTGCCTTGCAGGCACGACAGGCGAAGCTGAGCCAATACCCTTCATTGAATATGAATTCTGGAACCGGTGTACGTTTTGGTCGATCAATCGATCCTACCACGAACCAGTTCTCTACCAATCAATTTCTGTATCAGAACTTTGGGATGAATGCAAGTATTCAATTGTATAACAACGGAAGTCTGCGTTACACTTTACAAGCTGCTGATCTGAATGCAAAAGCAGCGTTGGCGGAAGTAGAAAGAGCAGCAAATGATGTATCCCTGAATGTGGCTAATTTTTATTTGCAGATATTGGCAGCGCGCGAGCAAGTGAAAATAACACAGGTACAGATCGCTCAATCACAATCACAGTTGGATATAACCAAGAAAAGAGTAGAAGCCGGTGTTTTGCCGGAATTGAACCAGGCTGAAATTGAAGCACAATTGGCAAATGATAGCAGTAATTATGTTACAGCCGTTACCAATTATGAATTGAATATTTTAAACCTCAAAGGATTGCTGAATCTTGATCCGGCAATCGCTTTTGAAATTGATACTCCACCGGTAGAAAGTATTCCACTGGAAAGTTTTGGTGATTTACAACCGGAATTGGTGTACCAATTAGCAATGACTTCCCAGCCACTGCAAAAAGCCAATGATTTCAGAATCAAAGCAGCACAGAAATCAGTTTTGGCAGCAAAAGGACAGATGTATCCTACGCTTACTTTCGGAGGGAATCTGACCAGTAACTTTTCCAACTCTTTTAAACAAACAACCGGATTTACTTTCTTGGGATACCGCCCTGTGACTGGTGCAGAACCAAAAGTTACAGTGAGCAATGTTGATTATTATGTTCAGGAACCGCTCTATCGCTTCAATCAGCAAAGCAGAAGTTTTGGTGGATTATGGGATGGGTGGAGCAATCAAATCAGTAACAACTTTGGACAGAATGTCGGCATCAATTTATCGGTTCCGATTTTTAACAATGGACAAAGTAAAATTGCCTATCAGCGTTCGAAGCTAGATCTTAGAAACGTTGAATTGCAAAAAACGCAGGCAGATCTTAAACTGAAACAAGATATTTATACCGCATATAATAATGCTACAGCAGCGTTACAAAAATTCAATGCCGGAAAGAAAGCAGTTGAGAATGCACAGAAAGCATATGATTTTGCATTGAGACGCTATGAAGTAGGTTTATTAGGATCATTGGATCTGATCACGAATCAAAATAACTTGCTTCGTGCCAAAGTGCAACAATTGAGTAACCAGTATGATTATGTGTTTAAAATGAAAGTACTGGAATTTTATAAAGGTCAAGGGCTAAAACTGTAACCCAAGCATACGTATCGCAGATCTAAAAGAAAATCATTATGAACAAAAAACTTTTGTGGACAATTGTGGGGTTAGTGGTTGTTGTGGGTACATTTATTGGACTGAAAAAAACAGGCGTCATCGGGAAAGATGAAGGATTGAATGTATCTGCAGAAAAAGCAGCGCTCAGAACCATCATCGAAACTGTGAATGCCAGTGGTAAAGTATATCCAGAAATTGAGGTGAAAGTTAGTCCGGATGTGAGTGGAGAGATCATTGAATTGAATGTGAATGAAGGAGATAGTGTTCGTAAAGGACAGGTTCTTGCACGTATCTATGCAGATATTTATTCTACCCAGCGAGATCAGTTTGCCGCAGGTGTTGAGCAGGCTAAAGCACAGCTGTCTAATTCCACTGCCAATATCCCTGGATTGAAAGCAATATTGGATAATGCAAAAGCTGCTTTTGAACGTCAAAGAAAATTGTATACAGAGAAAGTAACTTCACGTCAGGAGTATGATCAGGCAGAGCAGGCGTATCGTACAGCAGAAGCAAATTACAAAGCAGCAACAGAAGGTCTGAAAGGAACTGAGGCTGCTATTATGGGTGCTGAGGCGCAGTTGGCAAGAGCTAATAAAGATCTATCCAGAACTACCCTGGTAGCACCTATGGATGGAGTCATTAGTTTATTAGCTGTAAAAAAGGGAGAAAGAGTAGTAGGAACTGCGCAAATGGCCGGTACAGAAATGATGCGTGTAGCTGATATGCGTAGCATTGAGATCCGTGTTGATGTCGGTGAAAATGATATTCCAAAAGTAAAACTAGGTGATACCGCATTGGTAGAAGTAGATGCTTATACCAATCGTAAGTTCAAAGGATTGGTGTATAAAATCGCTAACCCAAATACTCAATCAACCGGTACTGCTGTAACCAGTACTGAAGTCACTAATTATAAAGTGCATATCCGACTTATTCCGGATAGTTACAAGGATATGATGATTCCCGGCAGAGCATTTCCTTTTCGTCCGGGTATGAGTGCAAGTGCTGATATTCAAACCAATACCAAACAAAATGTACTGGCGGTTCCATTGAATGCAGTGACCACTCGTGAAAAAAACAGTGATGAAAAGAATGATAAATCCAAGACAAGTTCATCAACTGATGATAAAACCGGTATTGATGATGAAGCGGTAGAAGAAGTCGTATTCGTTGTTCAGAAAGACAATAAAGTCAAAAAAGTAAAAGTCAAGACTGCGATTCAGGATCTCAACTATATTGAAGTCCTTGAAGGACTGAATGATGGAGATCAAGTGGTGACTGGTCCCTTTAACACAGTAAGTAAGATCTTAAAAGACGGAAATCTTGTAAAAGTAGTACCGAAGGATAAGCTGTTTGAAGAAAAGAAAAAAGAATAGGTAGATAAGAAATAAAGAAAATAAAGATTTTAATAGCTCCGGACATCTTCCGGAGCTATTAATTTATAATATCAGCTATACTGATTTTGTTCGCTCAATAATGATCTTGCATTCAGCATTTCATGATCAATGGGCGATACCCCACACGCATTCCCTACAATTCCTATCTTCGCAAAGGAACAATTCTTTGATGCATGCGATATGGAATCATTGGTAGTGGAAGTTGGGCTACAGCGTTGGCCAAAATTCTGACAGATAATGGAAGCAATATTTACTGGTGGGTCAGGAATGCAGAAACCATTCAGTACATCGAAAAGAGAAAACACAATCCTCACTACCTCAGTGCTGCATACTTCAATCCATCACAATTAGTCCTTAGCAGTCAGCTGAAAGATGTAGTGCAGGCAGTAGATGCTTTGGTAATAGCCGTACCCTCTGCCTTTGCAGAACAAGTATTTGAACAACTGCAGCCGGAAGATCTTCAAGGAAAAAAAATCATTTCTGCTATTAAAGGTATTTTACCTACTGATAACAGATTGTTGCACGAATACCTGTTCAATCATTTTCAATTTCCGGTAGAAAATTATATTGCTTTGCTGGGACCTTGTCATGCGGAAGAGGTAGCATCAGAGAAATTATCTTATCTCACATTTTCGGGAAAAGATGCAGCAACTACTCAGCAGATCGCCGATGCATTTAGAACAGAATACATTAATACAGTTGTAAACAACGATGTTGTGGGTGTTCAATATGCAGCCGTTCTCAAGAATATTTATGCATTGGGTGCGGGTATCGCTCATGGATTGGAATACGGGGATAATTTTCTTAGTGTATATATCGCTAACAGTGCCAATGAAATGGTTGCATTTTTACGCAAACTCAATGAGAAAGAAGGAGTGGAAACAGCAGCCGGACACAACTATGCCGCATCTGTTTATTTAGGTGATCTGCTGGTGACTTGTTATTCTTTGTATAGCCGCAACCGTACGTTCGGCAACATGATCGGAAAAGGATATTCTGTAAAAGCAGCTCAATTGGAGTTGAATATGGTAGCGGAAGGGTACAACGCTGCTAAATGTATTTACCGTACAAACCAGAGCGTTCAAGCGCTAATGCCCATAGCTTCAGCCATTTATGAGATATTATGGGAATACCGTTCTGCCGCTGATGGATTTAAGAAAATAGAAGGCTTTTTAGTTTGACAAAATTGGTAACTTTATTCCATGCCAGTTTCATTCACCTTATTAAGCCCTATGGTACTACTGATACTGCTCGGTGCAGTGATAGGGATCAATCTTTTGAGGAAACTGCTGCGTCATGAGTAATTAGCTTCGGATTACTCATTGTAAGTATCCAACCCATGTTTTCACGACCCGAATTTTCTTGTATCCGGTATCATACAATGGCTATCATTCAACAAAAAGATCTGCCGCAATTCCATCGGCTAAAAATTTTCCTTGTGCTGTTAAGACGATGTGTTGATTTTGCAACTGTATATTTTGTTGATCTAAATGCATTTGTGCTGCTTTCATAACAGCCTCCTTTCTTTCTTCTCCCCAATTTTTTTCTAAAAAATCCAATGCAATTCCTTCTAAGGTTCTTAAGCTCGTCATTAGGTATTCATTGATTCTTTGAACAGGCGTAAGCGTTTCAGATTCAAATGGAACCATTCCCTGTTGCAGACTACTTATGTATAATGGATTATTGGCAATATTCCATTGTCGGATAAGATGACCATCAAAAGAGTGAGCGGCAGGACCTATTCCGAGATAAGGTTTGCCTTGCCAATAGCTACTATTATGTTGACTTCTAAATCCGGGTTTGGCAAAATTAGATATCTCATAATGCTCAAAACCTGCATCCTGTAAGGTTTGCGTAAGTATATTGAATTGAGTGGCCTGATGATCTGTATCTACTTCTTCCTTTGTTCCCTTACGTACCATGTGATCTAAAGCTGTATTGGGTTCAACCGTCAATGCGTAACACGATAAATGAGGAATACCAAGCGCTAAAGCTGTTTCAATATTTTGTTTCCATCTTTCATCTGTGAGTCCTGGAGTGCCATAGATCAGATCAATGGTCAGGTTATGAAATCCGGCTGTCTGTGCCAGTTCGATGCAATGTTTTGCCTGTGTAGCGGTATGCGCACGGTTCATCCATTGCAGATCTTCTTCAAAAAAAGACTGTATGCCAATACTTAATCTGGTGATACCAGCCTGGCGCCAGTGGATCAGTTTTTCATCATCAATATCATCCGGATTTGCTTCAAGGGTTATTTCAGCAGTTGGTGAAACAGTATAATGGGTTTTGATCGTATCAAGGATAAGATCTAATTCCGAATCAGATAGCAAGGAAGGGGTGCCGCCTCCAAAGTAAATGGTGTTGATAGGTTCCTTGATAAATTCTTTTCTAAGTAAAGCCTCCTTGCAAATAGCTGCTACCAGATCAGGCTTCAGCTGTTGCAGTGTTGAAAAGTGAAAGTTGCAATAATGACAAGCTTTCTTGCAAAAGGGAACATGAATATAAATGCCTGCCATCATGCAAAGATAGGATTCTCAGATACTAGGTCGTTGGGAGATCAGGTAGTCGGGTGATCGGGTGATCAGGGAATTGGGATGTATTTTATTTGTGACTTAAAAACACTCCCCCAAATTCCCAATACCCAGTACCTAGTACCCGATAACCTGATTACCCGATCACCTAATCACCCGATAACCCAATCTCCCTTATTTTTGCATTCAATGAACCTGACAAAGCAACTCACTGTATTTATTCTCAC
Above is a genomic segment from Sediminibacterium sp. KACHI17 containing:
- a CDS encoding PLP-dependent aspartate aminotransferase family protein produces the protein MDISYILNELGEDRDEYFRAVSPPIVQTSNFAFKTVDDLRKAFENEYGGWLYSRGLNPTVEILRKKLAALDGAEDCLVFNSGAAAIFASVLANVKTGDHIVSVKDPYTWARKMFDEILPRFGITVTYIDGRLIENFENAIQPNTRIIYLESPNSWMFDLQDLTAVAKLARSKNIVTICDNSYCTPLYQKPYELGIDLVLQSATKYISGHSDVVAGVLSGSSKQIERIFNSEYNNIGSGIQPFNAWLLIRGLRTLPARLERITRTTQLVIDFLLSHPRVEEVIFPLHPSFPQYALAKTQMKGGCGLLTFTIRTQSCETIEKFCNSLKHILMAVSWGGHESLIIPKCAGLQRADFNPELALHRSFRLYVGLEEPEYIMADLKQAFDVINDLS
- a CDS encoding TolC family protein, coding for MKKLLTLLGCGILLQVQAQTTNEKWDLRKCVDYATQNNISVKQADIQARISALQARQAKLSQYPSLNMNSGTGVRFGRSIDPTTNQFSTNQFLYQNFGMNASIQLYNNGSLRYTLQAADLNAKAALAEVERAANDVSLNVANFYLQILAAREQVKITQVQIAQSQSQLDITKKRVEAGVLPELNQAEIEAQLANDSSNYVTAVTNYELNILNLKGLLNLDPAIAFEIDTPPVESIPLESFGDLQPELVYQLAMTSQPLQKANDFRIKAAQKSVLAAKGQMYPTLTFGGNLTSNFSNSFKQTTGFTFLGYRPVTGAEPKVTVSNVDYYVQEPLYRFNQQSRSFGGLWDGWSNQISNNFGQNVGINLSVPIFNNGQSKIAYQRSKLDLRNVELQKTQADLKLKQDIYTAYNNATAALQKFNAGKKAVENAQKAYDFALRRYEVGLLGSLDLITNQNNLLRAKVQQLSNQYDYVFKMKVLEFYKGQGLKL
- a CDS encoding efflux RND transporter periplasmic adaptor subunit; the protein is MNKKLLWTIVGLVVVVGTFIGLKKTGVIGKDEGLNVSAEKAALRTIIETVNASGKVYPEIEVKVSPDVSGEIIELNVNEGDSVRKGQVLARIYADIYSTQRDQFAAGVEQAKAQLSNSTANIPGLKAILDNAKAAFERQRKLYTEKVTSRQEYDQAEQAYRTAEANYKAATEGLKGTEAAIMGAEAQLARANKDLSRTTLVAPMDGVISLLAVKKGERVVGTAQMAGTEMMRVADMRSIEIRVDVGENDIPKVKLGDTALVEVDAYTNRKFKGLVYKIANPNTQSTGTAVTSTEVTNYKVHIRLIPDSYKDMMIPGRAFPFRPGMSASADIQTNTKQNVLAVPLNAVTTREKNSDEKNDKSKTSSSTDDKTGIDDEAVEEVVFVVQKDNKVKKVKVKTAIQDLNYIEVLEGLNDGDQVVTGPFNTVSKILKDGNLVKVVPKDKLFEEKKKE
- a CDS encoding NAD(P)H-dependent glycerol-3-phosphate dehydrogenase, translated to MRYGIIGSGSWATALAKILTDNGSNIYWWVRNAETIQYIEKRKHNPHYLSAAYFNPSQLVLSSQLKDVVQAVDALVIAVPSAFAEQVFEQLQPEDLQGKKIISAIKGILPTDNRLLHEYLFNHFQFPVENYIALLGPCHAEEVASEKLSYLTFSGKDAATTQQIADAFRTEYINTVVNNDVVGVQYAAVLKNIYALGAGIAHGLEYGDNFLSVYIANSANEMVAFLRKLNEKEGVETAAGHNYAASVYLGDLLVTCYSLYSRNRTFGNMIGKGYSVKAAQLELNMVAEGYNAAKCIYRTNQSVQALMPIASAIYEILWEYRSAADGFKKIEGFLV
- the hemW gene encoding radical SAM family heme chaperone HemW, translated to MAGIYIHVPFCKKACHYCNFHFSTLQQLKPDLVAAICKEALLRKEFIKEPINTIYFGGGTPSLLSDSELDLILDTIKTHYTVSPTAEITLEANPDDIDDEKLIHWRQAGITRLSIGIQSFFEEDLQWMNRAHTATQAKHCIELAQTAGFHNLTIDLIYGTPGLTDERWKQNIETALALGIPHLSCYALTVEPNTALDHMVRKGTKEEVDTDHQATQFNILTQTLQDAGFEHYEISNFAKPGFRSQHNSSYWQGKPYLGIGPAAHSFDGHLIRQWNIANNPLYISSLQQGMVPFESETLTPVQRINEYLMTSLRTLEGIALDFLEKNWGEERKEAVMKAAQMHLDQQNIQLQNQHIVLTAQGKFLADGIAADLFVE